In Fusarium oxysporum f. sp. lycopersici 4287 chromosome 6, whole genome shotgun sequence, a single window of DNA contains:
- a CDS encoding hypothetical protein (At least one base has a quality score < 10), translating into MDLIAVELAPGLATVGTEIKLIGNDSGESGSILSGYISRVDRNTPIYSQYTDFNTCYYQANASASSGSSGSPVFNVDGLAIGLQAGGISNASTDYFLPLDAPQRVLKQIQNGGEVKRGDIQTVFKRKPFLGCQHLRLSDKWESLFRKTFPNLKGLIVAEKVLPEGPSDGKLEAGDILIKINGKLVDQFLCLNTVLDENVGQTVSVLVARHGCDIEQDIAVQNLNEITPSCFFSFDRTILHDISYQVAHRYGLACSGVFVSDPGYFLHPIRRLAIIDSVNHNRTPNLVAFVQVMKEIPVGTSVPIKYWYPDSRYNLETAVVTINRGWSQKLKMFKRNDTTGDWDVEVHANTSPSVQQARHRVPHRPSTRIIDQVVAKTISSLVRVKCYTLLALDGLSANVTSGLGLVIDTTGGYIIISRTVVPNTLCDIEVTIADSFSVPGTVKFHHPWYHYAIIQYDTNLVHPPVKSARLSREAISEGQRIFFVGCNGSDEIVHASTSVTKVIPFDANLRTRPELVLSTSTRLVWTRDSVLSATLVFLSQRMVLFKDSRSLMELWTIATQTLSRSTLE; encoded by the exons ATGGATCTCATTGCCGTCGAACTTGCTCCAGGTCTTGCAACAG TCGGAACGGAGATCAAGCTCATTGGTAACGACAGCGGTGAAAGTGGGAGCATCTTGTCTGGCTATATCAGTCGTGTCGACCGAAATACTCCTATCTACTCACAATACACCGACTTTAACACATGCTACTACCAAGCAAACGCTTCTGCCTCGAGCGGAAGCTCTGGAAGTCCGGTTTTCAACGTCGACGGCCTTGCTATCGGCCTTCAAGCCGGTGGAATCTCCAATGCTTCAACTGACTACTTTCTCCCCCTGGACGCCCCACAGCGCGTACTGAAGCAGATCCAGAATGGCGGAGAGGTAAAGAGAGGCGACATTCAGACTGTCTTCAAGCGCAAGCCTTTCCTTGGCTGTCAGCACCTCCGACTTAGTGATAAATGGGAGAGTCTGTTTCGCAAAACTTTCCCTAACCTAAAGGGTCTCATTGTAGCTGAAAAGGTGCTGCCAGAAGGACCATCAGATGGCAAACTAGAAGCTGGAGATATTCTCATCAAGATTAATGGGAAGCTCGTCGATCAGTTCCTTTGCCTGAACACTGTCCTCGATGAGAACGTCGGCCAGACAGTGAGTGTCCTTGTCGCGCGACATGGGTGTGATATTGAGCAGGACATCGCCGTCCAGAACCTCAACGAAATCACACCTAGTTGCTTCTTCAGTTTTGATCGCACTATCTTACACGATATCTCATATCAGGTCGCTCACAGATACGGCCTCGCTTGTAGCGGAGTGTTCGTGAGCGACCCTGGTTATTTCCTCCACCCAATCCGGAGACTCGCGATCATTGATAGTGTCAACCACAATCGGACACCAAACCTAGTTGCTTTTGTACAAGTTATGAAAGAGATCCCAGTCGGAACTTCAGTCCCAATCAAATACTGGTACCCCGATAGCCGGTATAACCTGGAAACCGCTGTTGTGACTATCAATCGTGGTTGGTCCCAGAAGTTGAAAATGTTCAAGAGGAATGATACGACCGGCGATTGGGACGTTGAAGTCCATGCAAATACATCACCTTCAGTTCAGCAAGCGCGCCATCGCGTACCGCATAGGCCCTCTACCCGTATAATAGACCAAGTAGTTGCGAAAACTATCAGCAGCTTGGTTCGCGTCAAATGTTATACGCTACTTGCACTTGACGGGCTATCAGCGAATGTGACATCAGGCTTAGGACTCGTCATCGACACTACAGGCGGCTACATCATCATATCCAGGACTGTAGTACCGAATACATTGTGTGACATTGAAGTCACGATTGCCGACTCGTTTTCAGTCCCCGGAACTGTTAAGTTCCATCATCCATGGTACCACTACGCCATCATTCAATACGATACGAATCTCGTGCATCCCCCAGTCAAGAGCGCAAGATTGAGTAGAGAGGCTATCTCAGAAGGACAGAGAATCTTCTTTGTTGGATGTAACGGCAGTGATGAGATTGTACATGCTTCTACATCAGTCACTAAAGTCATTCCATTTGACGCAAACCTCCGTACCCGCCCAGAGCTCGTCCTGTCAACATCGACAAGATTGGTGTGGACACGAGACTCGGTGCTGAGTGCGACACTGGTTTTCTTATCGCAGAGGATGGTTCTGTTCAAGGACTCTAGATCACTTATGGAATTGTGGACGATCGCGACCCAGACCCTATCAAGGAGTACCTTGGAATAA
- a CDS encoding hypothetical protein (At least one base has a quality score < 10), whose protein sequence is MKEIPVGTSVPIKYWYPDSRYNLETAVVTINRGWSQKLKMFKRNDTTGDWDVEVHANTSPSVQQARHRVPHRPSTRIIDQVVAKTISSLVRVKCYTLLALDGLSANVTSGLGLVIDTTGGYIIISRTVVPNTLCDIEVTIADSFSVPGTVKFHHPWYHYAIIQYDTNLVHPPVKSARLSREAISEGQRIFFVGCNGSDEIVHASTSVTKVIPFDANLRTRPELVLSTSTRLVWTRDSVLSATLVFLSQRMVLFKDSRSLMELWTIATQTLSRSTLE, encoded by the coding sequence ATGAAAGAGATCCCAGTCGGAACTTCAGTCCCAATCAAATACTGGTACCCCGATAGCCGGTATAACCTGGAAACCGCTGTTGTGACTATCAATCGTGGTTGGTCCCAGAAGTTGAAAATGTTCAAGAGGAATGATACGACCGGCGATTGGGACGTTGAAGTCCATGCAAATACATCACCTTCAGTTCAGCAAGCGCGCCATCGCGTACCGCATAGGCCCTCTACCCGTATAATAGACCAAGTAGTTGCGAAAACTATCAGCAGCTTGGTTCGCGTCAAATGTTATACGCTACTTGCACTTGACGGGCTATCAGCGAATGTGACATCAGGCTTAGGACTCGTCATCGACACTACAGGCGGCTACATCATCATATCCAGGACTGTAGTACCGAATACATTGTGTGACATTGAAGTCACGATTGCCGACTCGTTTTCAGTCCCCGGAACTGTTAAGTTCCATCATCCATGGTACCACTACGCCATCATTCAATACGATACGAATCTCGTGCATCCCCCAGTCAAGAGCGCAAGATTGAGTAGAGAGGCTATCTCAGAAGGACAGAGAATCTTCTTTGTTGGATGTAACGGCAGTGATGAGATTGTACATGCTTCTACATCAGTCACTAAAGTCATTCCATTTGACGCAAACCTCCGTACCCGCCCAGAGCTCGTCCTGTCAACATCGACAAGATTGGTGTGGACACGAGACTCGGTGCTGAGTGCGACACTGGTTTTCTTATCGCAGAGGATGGTTCTGTTCAAGGACTCTAGATCACTTATGGAATTGTGGACGATCGCGACCCAGACCCTATCAAGGAGTACCTTGGAATAA